Proteins encoded together in one Astatotilapia calliptera chromosome 7, fAstCal1.2, whole genome shotgun sequence window:
- the fech gene encoding ferrochelatase, mitochondrial, protein MMAALGSAGRSIQFARSSLSLSLRRRSTAAAAAYAQTPETQENRKPKTGILMLNMGGPEKLEDVHDFLLRLFMDTDLMKLPVQNKLGPFIAKRRTPKIQEQYSKIGGGSPIKHWTSMQGEGMVKLLDEMSPETAPHKFYIGFRYVHPLTEEAIEEMEKEGVERAVAFTQYPQYSCSTTGSSLNAIYRYYSNRADRPKMRWSVIDRWPTHPLLVECFAEHIRNELLKFPEDKRDDVVILFSAHSLPMAVVNRGDPYPQEVGATVQRVIERLGHCNPYRLVWQSRVGPMPWLGPQTDEVIKGLCERGKKNLLLVPIAFTSDHIETLHELDIEYRQVLGEECGVENIRRAESLNGNPLFMKALADLVQSHLKSNEPCSRQLTLRCPLCTNPTCGEAKSFFANQKLS, encoded by the exons TTGCCAGGAGCAGCTTGAGTCTGAGTTTGAGACGACGCTCCACTGCTGCAGCCGCCGCCTACGCCCAGACTCCAGAGACGCAGGAAAACAG GAAGCCGAAGACGGGGATCCTGATGCTGAACATGGGAGGACCCGAGAAGCTAGAAGATGTTCACGACTTCTTGTTACGCCTCTTCATGGACACAGACCTGATGAAACTCCCAGTACAGAA TAAACTCGGCCCATTCATCGCCAAGCGGCGCACACCGAAGATCCAGGAGCAGTACAGCAAGATCGGAGGAGGCTCGCCCATCAAACACTGGACGTCCATGCAGGGGGAGGGCATGGTGAAGCTGCTGGACGAGATGAGCCCTGAGACGG CTCCTCACAAGTTCTACATCGGCTTCCGGTACGTTCACCCGCTGACGGAGGAAGCCATTgaggagatggagaaagaggGAGTGGAGAGAGCTGTGGCCTTCACGCAGTATCCTCAGTACAGCTGCTCCACCACAG GCAGCAGTCTGAACGCCATCTACCGTTACTACAGCAACAGAGCTGACAGGCCGAAAATGCGCTGGAGTGTCATCGACCGTTGGCCCACACACCCTCTGTTGGTGGAG TGTTTTGCAGAACATATCAGAAATGAACTGCTGAAGTTTCCAGAAGATAAGAGAGATGATGTTGTCATTCTGTTCTCGGCACACTCACTCCCCATGGCT GTTGTAAACAGAGGTGACCCGTATCCTCAGGAGGTGGGAGCCACAGTTCAGAGGGTCATTGAAAGACTGGGTCACTGTAACCCCTACAGACTGGTGTGGCAGTCCAGG GTGGGGCCCATGCCGTGGCTCGGTCCCCAGACAGACGAGGTGATCAAAGGTCTGTGTGAGCGAGGGAAGAAGAACCTGCTGCTGGTGCCCATTGCCTTCACTTCGGACCACATAGAGACCTTACACGAGCTGGACATCGAGTACAGACAAGTGCTGGGAGAAGAg tGTGGGGTGGAGAACATCAGGAGGGCCGAGTCATTGAATGGGAACCCTCTCTTTATGAAG GCCTTGGCAGACCTGGTCCAGTCCCACTTGAAGTCCAACGAGCCATGTTCCCGTCAACTGACCCTGCGCTGTCCGCTGTGCACCAACCCCACCTGCGGAGAGGCGAAATCCTTCTTCGCCAACCAGAAGCTCTCATAG